The genomic interval TATTGAATAATTCATGTATAATAAAAAAATATTATTCAATTAAGGAAAATAGGCTGCTAAATTTATCTGAAATAGTATCTATTTTTATAAAAAATGACAAATTTGATATATATAGTGGTTTAGCATTTGAAGATTATGGCCGAGATTATATTTACGAAACGCTTGGGGTTAAAGTTATCGGCAACACCCCCCAGGAAATACTGGACTTAACGTTAGAGGTTGAAAAGAGAGCCAGTGACGAATGGGAGGAGGACTATGACCACTTTAAACGGGAAGATGAGTTTTGGAAAATTATGGGTGCTCCGTATAAAAGCAAAGATAGATTCCTCTTCCCAAGAATCGGCTACCAGTATTTGAAAGAAAATGAGTGGTTGCTGCAGTAAAAATCCTCCTATCTCTAAGATTTTTTTGCAAGGACTTATTCAGGTAATTGATCAGGTTGATGTATCTGCTATAGAGGCCCTAGTCGATGAATTACTGAGCCTGCGAGAATGTAGCGGGAGGCTGTTTGTTCTTGGGGTTGGTGGAAGCGCAGCCAGTGCATCGCATGCCGTATGTGACTTTAGGAAATTGTGTGGTATCGAGGCCTATGCTGCCACGGATAATATTGCTGAGCTTAGTGCAAGGACAAACGATGAAGGTTGGGATAGTGTTTTCTGCGAATGGCTTAAAGTCAGCAAATTATCCACTAAAGACGCTTTATTAATATTTTCAGTGGGCGGAGGATCGCTAGAAAAGAATGTAAGTGTTAATTTAGTCCGGGCAATTGATTTAGCCAAAGAAACAGGGGCCAAAGTATTTGGGATAGTCGGTCGAGACGGCGGCTATACCAAAATTAAGGGAGATTGCGTAGTGTTAACTCCTAATACAGACTCCGGCATGGTAACACCCTATACAGAGGCATTTCATGGCATTATATGGCACTGCCTCGTAAGTCATCCAAAGCTGCAGTTAAATAAAACTAAATGGTAAATGAGCCTTCGTGTTCTATTCGCACCGCGACCGAATCAATTAAAATTGAGAGTTAATTAAAACCCAACTTTTCTATTTAAGAGCATTTTTTATTACCTCCCTCTATTTCGAGAACATCATTTCAGTGCATGGGATGGTGATGTTGACGGGGTGTTTTCCTTTGCAGGTGATGGAGATGTCTGTAAGCCTAGGTAGACGAAGATTTATCATGTTGCCTGGTATTGCCAGAAACTGCAACTTCACTGAATTACCCAAATCCAAGTCTGAAAACTTAGAGTCTCCTACATCTAACGTGATCAGTCCTGTCAACTCTGAACAACCTCGTATTTCCGACAGTTCCATACAACCAGAGGCATTAAGCGCAGCAAGATCTGCGCATCCTTCAAACTCTAGCATACTCAACATAGCTAACCCACTAATGTTTATGCCGTTTACACCATTTAGGTCGCTTAACTTCAGATACCTCAATCCCACACATCCTCTAAGGTCAAGAAGGTATTTATGCCCGCCACTGATGGTCAAACTAGTTATACCTCCAGCCATAGCGGCTAGCTTGCCATCCGAACCAGTTGTCCAACGCTTAACCTAACTTCCACTGCTTGAAATAGAGATAAAAGATTAAGCTTTGACA from Holosporales bacterium carries:
- a CDS encoding SIS domain-containing protein — its product is MSGCCSKNPPISKIFLQGLIQVIDQVDVSAIEALVDELLSLRECSGRLFVLGVGGSAASASHAVCDFRKLCGIEAYAATDNIAELSARTNDEGWDSVFCEWLKVSKLSTKDALLIFSVGGGSLEKNVSVNLVRAIDLAKETGAKVFGIVGRDGGYTKIKGDCVVLTPNTDSGMVTPYTEAFHGIIWHCLVSHPKLQLNKTKW